One Halobacterium zhouii genomic region harbors:
- a CDS encoding DUF7096 domain-containing protein: protein MRAFVVVVTALVVVGASAPLVAASGAGPLPSATDAGPASEALETPGNETENGAENTSTSPGAQLAGVVNVQAAAVEGEVQARSFGLQIAAARSNASRAAVVATQAGELSETLAELRERKRALLEAKQNGSISQARFRAEMAGLAAEISTARQLSNVTANTAAELPRAKLEATGVDVDAITRLRTDAANLSGPTVSSIARSVAGVSNETGDTSIGLGAGKPGFGGIPGPVGGGNWSVGSGGNVSIGPDGNLSVGPDENLSVGPDGNLSVGPDGNLTVGAGGETAGSTNTSLTPDSTTSGVIDVVNDTDDSTLNTSDDDGLTAFGSLAAR from the coding sequence ATGAGAGCATTTGTCGTCGTCGTCACGGCACTGGTCGTGGTCGGCGCGAGTGCACCGCTGGTCGCGGCGTCAGGGGCAGGGCCTCTGCCGTCGGCAACCGACGCCGGGCCGGCGTCGGAGGCACTCGAGACGCCGGGCAACGAGACGGAGAACGGGGCGGAGAACACGTCGACGTCGCCGGGTGCGCAACTCGCCGGCGTGGTGAACGTGCAGGCCGCGGCCGTCGAGGGCGAGGTGCAGGCTCGCTCGTTCGGCCTGCAGATAGCCGCTGCTCGCTCGAACGCGTCGAGGGCCGCAGTCGTGGCGACGCAGGCCGGCGAACTGAGTGAGACGCTCGCGGAGTTACGGGAGCGAAAGCGCGCGCTCCTCGAAGCGAAACAGAACGGCAGTATCTCCCAGGCGAGGTTCCGCGCGGAGATGGCGGGGTTGGCCGCCGAGATATCCACGGCGCGCCAGTTGTCGAACGTGACCGCGAACACCGCCGCCGAACTGCCGCGGGCGAAACTCGAGGCCACCGGCGTGGACGTCGACGCCATCACGAGGCTCCGGACGGACGCGGCGAACCTGTCGGGCCCGACGGTGTCCTCGATAGCCCGCAGCGTCGCCGGAGTGTCGAACGAGACCGGGGACACCTCGATCGGACTCGGTGCCGGCAAACCAGGGTTCGGTGGTATTCCCGGTCCGGTCGGCGGCGGTAACTGGTCGGTCGGTTCGGGCGGGAACGTGTCCATCGGCCCGGACGGAAATCTGTCTGTGGGTCCGGACGAAAATTTGTCCGTCGGGCCGGACGGTAACTTGTCGGTCGGCCCGGACGGAAATCTGACGGTGGGCGCCGGCGGTGAAACCGCCGGGTCCACGAACACGTCTCTCACTCCGGATTCGACCACGAGCGGCGTCATCGACGTGGTGAACGACACCGACGACTCGACGCTGAACACGAGCGACGACGACGGGCTGACCGCGTTCGGATCGCTGGCGGCACGCTGA
- the hflX gene encoding GTPase HflX, protein MSRRGNKTLVAKRTDSKPIDTDEIRALCDSAGLDVVGERTQVRPPDPTHDFGAGAVADIAERVTEESADLVVVDDELDPGRAFNLQEAVGAEVVDRTRLVLDIFAERAETKRARLEVRLAELRYELPHAEAKARRGESSGRRGFKSGGEEPQAAQMRADYKQRIKNVREQLDQLDDADDDARRERHEAGFDLVALAGYTNAGKSTLLRRLAEDHAVEENDARHDDLGETAASRDRLFETLNTTTRRATLGDRRVLLTDTVGFVSDLPHWLVSSFRTTLSAAREADAVLLVVDASDSVSEVLRKTETSLEELDTREGALVPVLNKRDVATDLAEKRDAVAELAGDPVVVSATEDDGIGALQTAVTDALPDRDRVSLGVPNSDAGNAFVSWCHDHGAVESVEYGSTISFEFAARPEVVAKAEGRAGNLEAD, encoded by the coding sequence ATGTCACGACGCGGCAACAAGACACTCGTAGCGAAACGCACAGATTCGAAACCGATCGACACCGACGAGATACGCGCGCTCTGTGACTCCGCCGGCCTCGACGTCGTCGGGGAGCGGACGCAGGTTCGCCCGCCCGACCCGACCCACGACTTCGGCGCTGGCGCGGTGGCGGACATCGCCGAGCGCGTCACGGAGGAGAGCGCCGACCTGGTGGTCGTGGACGACGAACTCGACCCGGGTCGCGCGTTCAACCTCCAGGAGGCGGTCGGCGCGGAGGTGGTCGACCGCACGCGCCTCGTCCTCGACATCTTCGCGGAACGCGCGGAGACCAAGCGCGCTCGCCTGGAGGTCCGACTCGCGGAACTGCGGTACGAACTCCCGCACGCCGAGGCGAAGGCGCGGCGCGGCGAGAGTTCGGGCCGCCGCGGGTTCAAGAGCGGCGGCGAGGAACCGCAGGCCGCCCAGATGCGCGCGGACTACAAACAGCGCATCAAAAACGTCCGCGAGCAACTCGACCAGTTGGACGACGCGGACGACGACGCCCGGCGCGAGCGCCACGAAGCGGGGTTCGACCTGGTGGCGCTGGCGGGTTACACGAACGCCGGGAAGTCGACACTCCTCCGCCGCCTCGCCGAGGACCACGCCGTCGAGGAGAACGATGCGCGCCACGACGACCTGGGGGAGACCGCGGCCTCCCGCGACCGCCTGTTCGAGACGCTGAACACGACCACGCGGCGCGCCACGCTCGGCGACCGCCGCGTCCTGCTGACGGACACCGTGGGCTTCGTGAGCGACCTCCCGCATTGGCTGGTCTCCTCGTTCCGGACGACGCTGTCGGCCGCCCGCGAGGCGGACGCCGTCCTACTCGTCGTGGACGCGAGCGACTCCGTCTCCGAGGTGCTGCGGAAGACAGAGACCAGCCTCGAGGAACTAGATACCCGAGAGGGAGCACTCGTCCCGGTGCTCAACAAGCGCGACGTTGCCACCGACCTCGCGGAGAAGCGCGACGCCGTCGCGGAACTCGCGGGCGACCCGGTGGTCGTCAGCGCGACGGAGGACGACGGCATTGGCGCGCTCCAGACCGCCGTTACCGACGCGCTCCCGGACCGCGACCGCGTCTCGCTCGGCGTCCCGAACTCGGACGCCGGCAACGCGTTCGTCTCGTGGTGCCACGACCACGGCGCCGTCGAATCCGTCGAGTACGGTTCGACAATCAGCTTCGAGTTCGCGGCCCGTCCGGAAGTCGTCGCGAAAGCCGAGGGGCGGGCCGGCAATCTCGAAGCGGACTGA
- a CDS encoding archaemetzincin family Zn-dependent metalloprotease, with product MRVDIVPVGDVPAHVKREASSSLRSIYDCEVTVSPEQSVPEDAYDEGRSQYRAAEFIDVASRVGDGDKTLAITPNDLYYRRRNYVFGLAYLDGRGCVVSTYRLQTSSDGGFSERPAADVFDDRVRKEVVHELGHTLGLEHCDNNRCAMNFSPTVREVDRKEQHLCGSCQRNIF from the coding sequence ATGCGGGTAGATATCGTCCCTGTCGGCGACGTGCCCGCGCACGTCAAACGCGAGGCCTCCAGCAGTCTCCGGTCCATCTACGACTGCGAGGTGACCGTCTCCCCCGAACAATCCGTTCCGGAGGACGCCTACGACGAGGGACGCAGCCAGTACCGCGCCGCTGAATTCATCGACGTCGCCAGTCGCGTCGGCGACGGCGACAAGACGCTCGCCATCACCCCTAACGACCTCTACTATCGACGACGGAACTACGTCTTCGGCCTCGCGTACCTCGACGGCCGCGGCTGTGTCGTCTCTACCTACCGACTCCAGACCTCCAGCGACGGCGGGTTCTCCGAACGCCCCGCAGCAGACGTCTTCGACGACCGCGTCCGGAAGGAGGTCGTCCACGAACTCGGCCACACGCTCGGCCTCGAACACTGCGACAACAACCGCTGTGCCATGAACTTCTCCCCCACGGTCCGCGAAGTCGACCGGAAGGAACAACACCTCTGCGGGAGCTGCCAGCGGAACATCTTCTAG
- a CDS encoding UPF0146 family protein, with the protein MSEPQTVVDALAEFDRLVEVGVGRRTDVAAALAERGCAVTATDVYERDVPDGVEFVVDDVTDPDPEVYADADAVYALNCPPELHRAVVDVADAAGAACVFTTLGGDQPAVSVERRTVEADTLYVARR; encoded by the coding sequence GTGAGCGAACCGCAGACGGTGGTGGACGCGCTGGCCGAGTTCGATCGACTGGTGGAGGTCGGCGTCGGCCGGCGGACGGACGTGGCGGCGGCGCTGGCAGAGCGGGGGTGTGCGGTGACGGCGACGGACGTGTACGAGCGTGACGTACCGGACGGCGTCGAGTTTGTGGTCGACGACGTGACCGACCCCGACCCCGAGGTGTACGCCGACGCGGACGCGGTGTACGCGTTGAACTGTCCGCCGGAACTCCATCGCGCGGTCGTTGACGTGGCGGACGCGGCGGGCGCGGCGTGCGTGTTTACGACGCTAGGGGGTGACCAGCCCGCGGTGTCCGTCGAGCGGCGGACCGTCGAGGCAGACACGCTGTACGTCGCTCGCCGGTAG